From Loxodonta africana isolate mLoxAfr1 chromosome 2, mLoxAfr1.hap2, whole genome shotgun sequence, the proteins below share one genomic window:
- the CSF2 gene encoding granulocyte-macrophage colony-stimulating factor isoform X1 → MHLCVLLAWTLWVSGSHSAPMKITTASLLENHTAICAEIQKELSADNSTYNGSFDRPQNTSEELCYGKFTKNFISTLKNVSELNKEDCHINKVYKDMKELTTICTKLKPTELPKNCTIERSSFSQFKKALQSVVISIEGWKSCNTIKGSL, encoded by the exons ATGCACCTCTGCGTGCTCCTGGCTTGGACACTCTGGGTGTCCGGAAGCCATTCTGCCCCCATGAAGATCACCACTGCATCTCTCCTTGAAAACCACACAGCCATCTGCGCTGAGATTCAGAAAGAACTTTCAGCTGACAACAGTACGTACAAT GGCTCCTTCGATAGGCCCCAGAACACCAGCGAG GAGCTCTGCTATGGAAAGTTTACAAAGAACTTCATCTCCACCCTCAAGAATGTATCCGAACTTAACAAAGAAGACTGTCACATAAACAAGGTTTATAAGGACATGAAAGAACTCACCACAATCTGCACAAAGTTGAAA CCAACAGAATTGCCCAAGAACTGTACTATTGAGCGAAGCAGTTTTTCACAGTTCAAGAAAGCTTTACAGAGTGTTGTCATATCCATAGAAGGATGGAAATCATGTAATACAATCAAGGGCAGCCTCTAG
- the CSF2 gene encoding granulocyte-macrophage colony-stimulating factor isoform X3 yields the protein MWLQNLFLLATVAYSISAPTGRPVTRPSRHVDAINEALRLLEDSDDTATVMKAVNVVSGKFDPQKPTCLQTRLRLYKQGLQGGLTRLDVPLDTMAKHYEKHCPSTLETACNEQTITFESFKGNLKEFLHIIPFDCWK from the exons ATGTGGCTGCAGAACCTGTTTCTCTTGGCCACTGTGGCCTACAGCATCTCCGCACCCACAGGCAGGCCTGTCACCAGGCCCTCAAGGCACGTTGATGCTATCAATGAGGCACTACGCCTCCTGGAGGACAGTGATGACACTGCTACTGTGATG AAGGCAGTAAATGTCGTCTCAGGAAAGTTTGACCCCCAG AAGCCGACATGCCTGCAGACCCGTCTGCGCCTGTACAAGCAGGGCCTGCAGGGTGGCCTCACCAGGCTCGACGTTCCCCTGGACACAATGGCCAAACACTATGAGAAGCACTGTCCCTCTACCCTG gaaactgCTTGTAATGAGCAGACTATAACCTTCGAAAGCTTCAAAGGAAACCTGAAGGAATTTCTGCACATCATTCCCTTTGACTGTTGGAAGTAG
- the CSF2 gene encoding granulocyte-macrophage colony-stimulating factor isoform X2, producing MWLQNLFLLATVAYSISAPTGRPVTRPSRHVDAINEALRLLEDSDDTATVMKAVNVVSGKFDPQKPTCLQTRLRLYKQGLQGGLTRLDVPLDTMAKHYEKHCPSTLVSAHARPSSEYWAPRRKVSALEGGDSVGLASG from the exons ATGTGGCTGCAGAACCTGTTTCTCTTGGCCACTGTGGCCTACAGCATCTCCGCACCCACAGGCAGGCCTGTCACCAGGCCCTCAAGGCACGTTGATGCTATCAATGAGGCACTACGCCTCCTGGAGGACAGTGATGACACTGCTACTGTGATG AAGGCAGTAAATGTCGTCTCAGGAAAGTTTGACCCCCAG AAGCCGACATGCCTGCAGACCCGTCTGCGCCTGTACAAGCAGGGCCTGCAGGGTGGCCTCACCAGGCTCGACGTTCCCCTGGACACAATGGCCAAACACTATGAGAAGCACTGTCCCTCTACCCTGGTAAGTGCCCACGCCAGGCCTTCATCTGAATACTGGGCTCCAAGGAGGAAGGTCTCAGCCTTGGAGGGTGGGGACTCCGTGGGGCTTGCCTCTGGGTAG